The following proteins are co-located in the Bosea sp. AS-1 genome:
- a CDS encoding CarD family transcriptional regulator — MSTVKKAAVRQGFKTGEYVVYPSHGVGQITAIEEQEVAGFKLELFVVSFSKDKMTLRVPTAKAASVGLRKLADAEAVTKALTTLTGRARIKRTMWSRRAQEYEAKINSGDLVAIAEVVRDLYRSEAQPEQSYSERQLYEAALDRMVREIAVVDDETEIEALKKIEGQLAKSPRRAGKAEAADADADLESDNDDLQEEAA; from the coding sequence ATGTCCACTGTGAAGAAAGCTGCTGTGCGCCAGGGTTTCAAGACGGGCGAGTACGTCGTCTATCCGTCCCATGGCGTCGGACAGATCACGGCGATCGAGGAGCAGGAAGTCGCGGGCTTCAAACTCGAACTGTTCGTGGTCTCTTTCTCCAAGGACAAGATGACGCTTCGCGTCCCCACCGCCAAGGCCGCCAGCGTCGGGCTGCGCAAGCTCGCCGATGCCGAGGCCGTCACCAAGGCGCTGACCACGCTCACCGGCCGCGCCCGCATCAAGCGCACCATGTGGTCGCGCCGCGCGCAGGAATACGAAGCCAAGATCAATTCGGGCGATCTCGTCGCCATCGCCGAGGTGGTGCGCGATCTCTACCGCTCCGAGGCCCAGCCCGAGCAGTCCTATTCCGAGCGCCAGCTCTATGAGGCGGCTCTCGACCGCATGGTCCGCGAGATTGCCGTCGTCGACGACGAGACCGAGATCGAGGCGCTCAAGAAGATCGAAGGGCAGCTCGCCAAGTCGCCGCGCCGCGCCGGCAAGGCCGAAGCGGCCGATGCCGATGCTGATCTCGAAAGCGACAACGACGATCTGCAGGAAGAGGCGGCCTGA
- a CDS encoding TenA family protein, with protein sequence MMSERFTELLRQASEPVWSQATGHRFVRELLAGTVPDAAMARYLIQDHRFLDAFLTLLGAAVATADSFEARLRLGRFIGMVSGEENTYFLRAFEALGVTPAEREQRPDTQATAGFKAIMREAAATRSYAATLAVLNVAEWLYLDWAMKAAAPLPRSFVHAEWITLHDNPDFRDFVAFLRAELDRVGPAEEALSRDFFLRAVTLERAFFDSAYED encoded by the coding sequence ATGATGAGCGAGCGTTTCACCGAGCTTCTGCGGCAGGCGAGCGAGCCTGTCTGGTCGCAGGCGACAGGCCATCGCTTCGTCCGGGAGCTTCTCGCCGGTACGGTTCCGGACGCCGCGATGGCGCGTTACCTGATTCAGGACCACCGCTTCCTCGATGCCTTCCTGACCCTGCTCGGCGCGGCCGTCGCCACGGCCGACAGCTTTGAGGCCCGCCTGCGCCTCGGCCGCTTCATCGGCATGGTCTCAGGCGAGGAGAACACCTATTTCCTGCGCGCCTTCGAGGCGCTCGGCGTGACGCCGGCCGAGCGCGAGCAGCGCCCGGACACGCAGGCCACCGCCGGCTTCAAGGCGATCATGCGGGAGGCCGCTGCGACCCGTTCCTATGCTGCGACGCTCGCCGTCCTCAACGTAGCGGAATGGCTTTACCTCGACTGGGCGATGAAGGCTGCGGCGCCGCTGCCACGGAGCTTCGTCCACGCCGAATGGATCACCTTGCACGACAATCCGGATTTCCGTGACTTCGTCGCCTTCCTACGCGCCGAACTCGACCGCGTCGGTCCGGCGGAAGAGGCCTTGAGCCGCGATTTCTTCCTGCGCGCCGTCACGCTGGAGCGCGCCTTCTTCGATTCCGCCTATGAGGACTGA
- the rlmH gene encoding 23S rRNA (pseudouridine(1915)-N(3))-methyltransferase RlmH — MRLAVIAVGRLKDGPERELCERYRERALALGRAIGFSGPEIAELPESRGRRPEERKRDEAEAILGKVQPGLIVALDERGRNLGSEAFAQRLAAARDAGTAHANFLIGGADGLSEAVRDRADITLAFGALTLPHQIVRALVLEQIYRAMTIVAGHPYHRV, encoded by the coding sequence GTGCGGCTCGCGGTCATCGCTGTCGGCCGGCTCAAGGACGGGCCGGAACGCGAGCTCTGCGAGCGCTATCGCGAGCGCGCCCTCGCGCTCGGCCGCGCGATCGGCTTCAGCGGCCCCGAGATCGCCGAATTGCCGGAGAGCCGGGGCCGTCGCCCTGAGGAGCGCAAGCGTGACGAGGCCGAAGCGATCCTCGGCAAGGTCCAACCCGGGCTGATCGTCGCGCTCGACGAGCGCGGCAGGAATCTCGGCAGCGAGGCCTTCGCCCAACGCCTCGCCGCAGCGCGTGACGCCGGCACCGCCCATGCGAATTTCTTGATCGGTGGGGCGGATGGCCTGAGCGAAGCGGTGCGCGATCGTGCCGATATCACGCTCGCTTTCGGTGCGCTGACATTGCCGCACCAGATTGTGCGCGCGCTCGTGCTGGAGCAGATCTACCGGGCGATGACGATCGTCGCCGGCCACCCCTATCATCGGGTATGA
- the tenA gene encoding thiaminase II, producing MDLFARLKAAASSDWQSYVDHDFVRRMGTGTLPQDAFRYYLVQDYLFLIQFARAYALAIYKGRSLADMRAAKAGLSAILDLEMDLHVRLCGRWGLPPQAIESAPEHQATVAYTRFVLDCGMAGDLLDLHVALAPCVIGYAEIGRNLAPNGVDALTAHPYRDWIGEYAGEAYQQVAADARRHLDDLAARAMTERRFTELTALFAKASRLEAAFWQMALDETGN from the coding sequence ATGGATCTCTTCGCACGGTTGAAGGCGGCTGCCAGCAGCGACTGGCAATCCTACGTCGACCACGATTTCGTCCGCCGCATGGGCACCGGCACCCTGCCGCAGGACGCCTTCCGCTATTACCTCGTGCAGGACTACCTCTTCCTGATCCAGTTCGCCCGCGCCTATGCTCTGGCGATCTACAAGGGTCGCAGCCTCGCAGACATGCGCGCGGCCAAGGCCGGGCTTTCCGCCATTCTCGACCTCGAAATGGACCTGCACGTCCGCCTCTGCGGCCGCTGGGGCCTGCCGCCCCAAGCGATCGAAAGCGCGCCGGAGCATCAGGCGACGGTCGCCTATACCCGTTTCGTCCTGGACTGCGGGATGGCGGGCGACCTGCTCGACCTGCATGTCGCCCTCGCACCGTGCGTTATCGGCTATGCCGAGATCGGCCGCAATCTGGCGCCGAACGGCGTCGATGCGCTGACCGCCCATCCCTATCGCGACTGGATCGGCGAATATGCCGGCGAGGCCTATCAGCAGGTCGCCGCCGATGCCCGTCGCCATCTCGACGACCTCGCCGCCCGCGCGATGACTGAACGCCGCTTCACCGAGCTTACCGCCCTCTTCGCCAAGGCTTCCCGGCTGGAAGCCGCCTTCTGGCAGATGGCACTGGACGAGACCGGGAACTGA
- a CDS encoding peptidoglycan DD-metalloendopeptidase family protein, whose translation MIRTALSGLGLAAALLLGTVQPSLAQTNPPDPEALQREAMQKLVEKQAREAELKAIEQRLAGNKDVREKLEGEIAAIRADRAALNKALLETTARTQAGEQKLGDLEKRLSLLQSSEAAIRRSLDSRRGLIAEVLAALQRIGRRPPPAVLVRPEDILEAIRASMLLGAVVPDLRQEVEILGTDLAELVRLRNGIATEQTNIGAEMEQLAAERQRLASLVEARREREAAAAKDVEAQKTLGDQLAGQARSMRDFVEKIEKEISVANKAADAARKAIEQETREQRDRMTALAFKDPARLAPKIAFADAKGLLSLPVAGSRLRGFGDPDGAGGTTRGISLETRPGALVSAPSDGWVVYAGPFRSFGQLLILNAGGGYYMLLAGMQRIDVALNQFVLAGEPVAVMGETSEAAATTVGVGTGQPVLYIEFRKDGTSVDPTPWWTKSQGEKVRG comes from the coding sequence ATGATTCGCACCGCGCTCTCTGGTCTGGGCCTCGCTGCCGCCTTGCTTCTCGGCACGGTGCAGCCTTCGCTCGCCCAGACGAATCCGCCGGATCCCGAGGCCCTCCAGCGGGAGGCGATGCAGAAGCTGGTCGAGAAGCAGGCGCGCGAGGCCGAGCTGAAGGCGATCGAGCAGCGGCTGGCCGGCAACAAGGATGTGCGTGAGAAACTCGAGGGCGAGATCGCCGCGATCCGCGCCGACCGTGCGGCCCTCAACAAGGCGCTGCTGGAGACGACCGCCCGCACCCAGGCCGGCGAGCAGAAGCTCGGCGACCTCGAAAAACGCCTCTCGCTGCTGCAATCGAGCGAAGCGGCGATCCGTCGTTCGCTCGACAGCCGGCGCGGCCTGATCGCGGAAGTGCTGGCGGCGCTGCAGCGCATCGGCCGGCGCCCGCCGCCCGCCGTACTGGTCAGGCCGGAGGATATTCTCGAAGCCATCCGTGCCTCGATGCTGCTCGGCGCGGTCGTGCCGGATCTGCGGCAGGAGGTCGAGATTCTCGGCACCGACCTTGCCGAGCTGGTCCGGCTGCGGAACGGGATCGCGACCGAACAGACCAATATCGGCGCCGAGATGGAGCAGCTCGCGGCCGAGCGCCAGCGCCTCGCCTCGCTGGTCGAGGCAAGGCGGGAGCGCGAAGCCGCCGCCGCCAAGGACGTCGAGGCGCAGAAGACGCTCGGCGACCAGCTTGCCGGCCAGGCCCGCTCGATGCGCGACTTCGTCGAAAAGATCGAGAAGGAGATCTCGGTCGCCAACAAGGCGGCGGATGCCGCCCGCAAGGCGATCGAGCAGGAGACGCGCGAGCAGCGCGATCGCATGACGGCGCTGGCCTTCAAGGACCCGGCGCGGCTCGCTCCCAAGATCGCCTTCGCCGACGCCAAGGGGCTGCTCTCGCTGCCTGTCGCCGGTTCACGATTGCGTGGTTTCGGCGATCCTGACGGCGCCGGCGGCACCACCCGCGGAATTTCACTGGAAACCCGCCCTGGCGCCCTAGTTTCGGCGCCTTCTGACGGTTGGGTGGTGTATGCGGGTCCGTTCCGCTCCTTCGGGCAACTCTTGATCCTGAATGCCGGCGGCGGATACTACATGTTGCTGGCCGGAATGCAGCGGATCGATGTCGCCCTCAACCAGTTCGTCCTTGCCGGCGAGCCGGTTGCGGTGATGGGCGAAACATCGGAAGCTGCCGCGACGACAGTAGGAGTGGGAACCGGGCAGCCGGTTCTGTATATAGAATTCAGGAAAGACGGCACCTCGGTCGACCCGACACCGTGGTGGACGAAATCGCAAGGCGAAAAGGTTCGCGGATGA
- a CDS encoding glutamate-5-semialdehyde dehydrogenase gives MTSDSALRIIATNGAERDVGAVMLELGKRARAAARKVALAPAEQRNAALRAMADALRARNSRILAANAQDLADGKAAGLSASFIDRLALDEKRLAAIADAVAEVAELADPLGRVLAEWTRPNGLRFERVATPLGVIAVIFESRPNVTADAGALCLKSGNAAILRAGSDSFRSSTEIAAAMREGLEAAGLPADAIQLVPTRDRAAVGEILAGLGGNIDVVVPRGGKSLVARVQSEARVPVFAHLDGNCHVYVDRAADPAMARDILLNAKLRRTGVCGAAETLLVDDGAAETHLASLVTALLEAGCAVRGDEAAQAVDGRVTAATEQDWATEYLDRIIAVKTVPGLGAAIDHIERYGSHHTDAIVTANEEAAARFLAEVDSAIVIHNASTQFADGGEFGFGAEIGIATGRMHARGPVGVEQLCSFKYRVHGSGQTRP, from the coding sequence ATGACGAGCGACAGCGCGCTGCGCATCATCGCAACGAACGGAGCCGAACGAGATGTCGGCGCCGTCATGCTGGAACTCGGCAAGCGCGCCCGCGCCGCCGCCCGCAAGGTCGCGCTCGCCCCAGCCGAGCAGCGCAACGCCGCACTCCGCGCCATGGCCGACGCCTTGCGCGCCCGCAACTCCCGCATCCTTGCCGCCAATGCCCAGGACCTCGCCGACGGCAAGGCCGCGGGCTTGAGTGCTTCCTTCATCGACCGCCTCGCTCTCGACGAAAAGCGCCTCGCCGCCATCGCCGACGCCGTTGCCGAAGTCGCGGAGCTCGCCGATCCGCTCGGCCGCGTGCTGGCGGAGTGGACTCGGCCGAACGGGCTGCGCTTCGAGCGCGTCGCGACGCCGCTGGGCGTCATCGCCGTGATTTTCGAGAGCCGCCCGAACGTCACCGCCGATGCGGGGGCGCTTTGCCTCAAGAGCGGCAATGCCGCGATCCTGCGCGCCGGCTCCGATTCCTTCCGCTCCTCGACCGAGATCGCCGCCGCCATGCGCGAGGGGCTGGAAGCCGCTGGCCTGCCCGCCGACGCGATCCAGCTCGTACCGACGCGCGACCGCGCCGCCGTCGGCGAAATCCTCGCCGGGCTTGGCGGCAACATCGATGTCGTGGTGCCGCGCGGCGGCAAAAGCCTCGTCGCCCGCGTCCAGAGCGAGGCGCGCGTGCCGGTCTTCGCCCATCTCGACGGCAACTGCCACGTCTACGTCGATCGCGCCGCCGATCCCGCCATGGCCCGCGACATCCTGCTCAACGCCAAGCTGCGCCGCACCGGCGTCTGCGGGGCGGCCGAGACCCTGCTGGTCGACGATGGTGCCGCCGAGACGCATCTCGCATCGCTCGTTACCGCCCTGCTCGAGGCCGGCTGCGCCGTGCGCGGCGACGAGGCCGCGCAAGCTGTCGACGGCCGCGTGACCGCCGCGACGGAGCAGGACTGGGCCACCGAGTATCTCGACCGCATCATCGCGGTGAAGACCGTGCCCGGTCTGGGCGCCGCGATCGACCATATCGAGCGCTATGGCTCGCACCATACGGACGCCATCGTCACGGCGAACGAGGAAGCCGCCGCCCGCTTCCTGGCAGAGGTCGATTCCGCCATCGTCATCCACAATGCCTCAACCCAGTTCGCCGATGGCGGCGAATTCGGCTTCGGCGCCGAGATCGGCATCGCCACCGGGCGGATGCATGCGCGCGGCCCTGTCGGCGTCGAGCAGCTCTGCTCCTTCAAATACCGTGTCCACGGCAGCGGCCAGACAAGACCCTGA
- a CDS encoding S41 family peptidase, whose amino-acid sequence MRKVSLVLAGAIMGAGLTGLATQTQLLSSTSAVAASAEVYRSLNLFGDIFEKIRTDYVDKPDEQKLIEAAINGMVSSLDPHSSYLDAKSFREMDTDMRGQFGGLGIEVTMEDGVLKVAKPIKDTPASKAGILANDIIRQIDGQEVKGLSLTQAVDKMRGLINTQVTLKVERPGKPEPLDFTLTRQTIVVPAVEDRVEGDIGYIRIGTFSEQTYDGLRKAIEKTTSEIGADKLKGYIIDLRNNRGGRLDQSVLVSDAFLERGKIVSTRGRNAEETQVFNAKSGDLTKGKPVVVLINGSTASAAEIVSGALQDHKRATIIGTRSFGKGSVQTVIPLGSNGGLRLTTARYYTPSGNSIQAKGITPDIEVVQDIPQELKDKIVDNKGEAALKGHLKAGEGEEQSGSSSYVPNDPKKDTQLIAAIDLLHGVKKDAAAAKPAEKPAEAPAPAPVAPATPAAPEAPKP is encoded by the coding sequence ATGCGCAAGGTTTCTCTCGTTCTCGCCGGCGCCATCATGGGCGCAGGCCTGACCGGACTGGCTACCCAGACACAGCTCCTGAGCTCGACCAGCGCCGTCGCCGCCTCGGCCGAGGTGTATCGCAGCCTGAACCTGTTCGGTGACATCTTCGAGAAGATCCGCACCGATTACGTCGACAAGCCGGACGAGCAGAAGCTGATCGAGGCCGCCATCAACGGCATGGTCTCCTCGCTCGACCCGCACTCCTCCTATCTCGACGCGAAGTCCTTCCGCGAGATGGACACCGACATGCGCGGCCAGTTCGGCGGGCTCGGCATCGAGGTGACGATGGAGGACGGCGTCCTCAAGGTCGCCAAGCCGATCAAGGACACGCCCGCCTCCAAGGCCGGCATCCTCGCCAACGACATCATCCGCCAGATCGACGGGCAGGAGGTCAAGGGCCTCTCCCTCACCCAGGCGGTCGACAAGATGCGCGGCCTGATCAATACCCAGGTGACGCTGAAGGTCGAGCGCCCCGGCAAGCCGGAGCCGCTGGACTTCACCCTGACTCGCCAGACCATCGTCGTGCCGGCGGTCGAGGATCGCGTCGAGGGCGATATCGGTTATATCCGTATCGGCACCTTCTCCGAGCAGACCTATGACGGCCTGCGCAAGGCGATCGAGAAGACCACGAGCGAGATCGGCGCCGACAAGCTCAAGGGCTACATCATCGACCTGCGCAATAACCGCGGCGGACGCCTCGACCAGTCGGTGCTGGTCTCCGACGCCTTCCTGGAGCGCGGCAAGATTGTCTCGACCCGCGGCCGCAACGCCGAGGAGACGCAGGTCTTCAACGCCAAGTCGGGTGACCTCACCAAGGGCAAGCCGGTCGTCGTGCTGATCAACGGCTCCACCGCATCGGCCGCCGAGATCGTCTCCGGCGCCCTGCAGGACCACAAGCGCGCGACCATCATCGGCACGCGCTCCTTCGGCAAGGGCTCGGTGCAGACCGTGATCCCGCTGGGCTCCAACGGCGGCCTGCGGCTGACCACGGCGCGCTACTACACCCCGTCGGGCAACTCGATCCAGGCCAAGGGCATCACGCCGGACATCGAGGTCGTGCAGGACATCCCGCAGGAGCTCAAGGACAAGATCGTCGACAACAAGGGCGAAGCCGCGCTGAAGGGCCATCTCAAGGCCGGTGAAGGCGAGGAGCAGTCCGGCTCGAGCTCCTATGTCCCGAACGACCCGAAGAAGGACACGCAGCTCATTGCCGCGATCGACCTGCTCCACGGCGTGAAGAAGGATGCCGCCGCTGCGAAGCCGGCGGAAAAGCCGGCCGAAGCGCCCGCTCCGGCTCCGGTCGCCCCCGCGACGCCGGCCGCGCCCGAGGCACCCAAGCCCTGA
- a CDS encoding M48 family metalloprotease: MALPALLLAGCLGDQTAVLPGEAARSGEIAPRISTVQRASDQEHQRLLAAFGGEYRAPQTRAALDDIVQRLAKASEGQIGSYEITILNSPAVNAFALPNGRLYVTRGLLALANDTSEIASVLAHEIGHVTAQHAVQRAEKEAESALVSQVASQVLKDPTQGAAVMAGSKLSLARFSRQQELEADRISVTSLARAGYDPYGASRFLATLGRNTAFRSSGQQSAEDKRLDMLATHPQTPERIAAVTAAARQIAAPGLGEHDAGRWLGAIDGLAYGDDPRDGVVRGRRYVNTSLRIAFTAPDGFSLEAAQDMVIGVSANGAQALRFDSVKLKADQTLESYVAAGWIEGIETTGIEKAEIGGQPSVTAHGKGSDWIFRLAAVQFGDRVYRFILAARGANDPERQMRSIVDSFRVLTPAEAQAAKPLRIRIVSAAAGDTVTSMAERMPEQDRPAELFQLLNGLDRGAALAPGQRYKVVGE, from the coding sequence TTGGCTCTGCCGGCGCTGCTGCTTGCCGGCTGCCTGGGCGACCAGACGGCGGTGCTGCCGGGCGAGGCCGCCAGGAGCGGCGAGATCGCCCCGCGCATCAGTACCGTGCAGCGTGCCTCCGACCAGGAGCATCAGCGGCTGCTCGCGGCCTTCGGGGGCGAGTATCGTGCGCCCCAGACCCGCGCCGCGCTCGACGACATCGTGCAGCGCCTGGCCAAAGCGAGCGAAGGCCAGATCGGCAGCTACGAGATCACCATCCTGAACTCGCCGGCGGTCAACGCCTTCGCCCTGCCGAACGGCCGGCTCTACGTTACGCGCGGGCTGCTGGCGCTGGCTAACGACACCTCCGAGATCGCCTCCGTCCTCGCCCATGAAATCGGCCACGTCACCGCCCAGCATGCGGTGCAGCGCGCCGAGAAGGAGGCTGAATCGGCCCTGGTCAGCCAGGTTGCGTCCCAGGTGCTGAAGGACCCGACCCAGGGCGCCGCCGTGATGGCCGGCTCGAAGCTCTCGCTCGCCCGCTTCTCGCGCCAGCAGGAGCTCGAGGCCGACCGCATCAGCGTCACCAGCCTGGCGCGGGCCGGTTACGACCCCTATGGCGCCAGCCGCTTCCTGGCGACACTCGGCCGCAACACCGCGTTCCGCAGCAGCGGGCAGCAAAGCGCCGAGGACAAGCGCCTCGACATGCTCGCCACCCACCCGCAGACGCCGGAGCGCATCGCCGCCGTCACAGCCGCTGCCCGCCAGATCGCAGCACCAGGCCTCGGCGAGCACGATGCCGGGCGCTGGCTCGGCGCCATCGACGGCCTCGCCTATGGCGACGACCCGCGCGACGGCGTCGTGCGCGGACGGCGCTATGTGAACACCTCGTTGCGCATCGCCTTCACAGCGCCCGATGGCTTCAGCCTCGAAGCGGCGCAGGACATGGTCATCGGCGTCAGCGCCAATGGTGCGCAGGCTCTGCGCTTCGACTCGGTGAAGCTGAAAGCCGACCAGACGCTCGAATCCTATGTCGCGGCCGGCTGGATCGAGGGCATCGAGACGACCGGCATCGAGAAGGCCGAAATCGGTGGGCAGCCTTCAGTCACCGCCCATGGCAAGGGTTCGGACTGGATCTTCCGGCTGGCGGCCGTGCAGTTCGGCGACCGGGTCTATCGCTTCATCCTGGCCGCGCGCGGCGCCAACGACCCCGAGCGGCAGATGCGCAGCATCGTCGACAGCTTCAGGGTGCTGACGCCGGCCGAGGCGCAGGCGGCCAAGCCCCTGCGCATCCGCATCGTCAGCGCAGCGGCCGGCGACACCGTGACCAGCATGGCCGAGCGGATGCCCGAACAGGACCGGCCGGCCGAACTCTTCCAGCTCCTGAACGGACTGGACCGCGGCGCCGCCCTCGCGCCCGGCCAGCGCTACAAGGTCGTCGGCGAGTAG
- a CDS encoding RNA pyrophosphohydrolase produces the protein MTDTAPEGYRPCVGLALFNAEGLVFVGRRADKTKREHVAPGHAWQMPQGGIDKGETPLEAARRELQEETNITSIELLAEAPGWLTYDLPRDIGQEAWKGRWRGQAQRWFAFRFTGTEAEIDILTPAGGHKAEFDAWRWAPLAETPKLIIPFKQGVYYEVARRFAPFAKA, from the coding sequence ATGACCGACACTGCCCCGGAAGGCTATCGCCCCTGCGTGGGGCTTGCCCTGTTCAATGCCGAAGGTCTGGTCTTCGTCGGCCGCCGCGCCGACAAGACCAAGCGCGAGCACGTCGCTCCCGGACACGCCTGGCAGATGCCGCAGGGCGGTATCGACAAGGGCGAAACGCCGCTCGAAGCCGCCCGGCGCGAATTGCAGGAAGAGACCAACATCACTTCCATCGAGCTGTTGGCCGAGGCGCCGGGCTGGCTGACCTACGATCTGCCACGCGACATCGGCCAGGAAGCCTGGAAGGGTCGCTGGCGCGGACAGGCGCAGCGCTGGTTCGCCTTCCGCTTCACCGGCACGGAGGCGGAGATCGACATCCTCACCCCCGCCGGCGGCCACAAGGCCGAGTTCGACGCCTGGCGCTGGGCGCCGCTCGCCGAGACGCCCAAACTGATCATCCCGTTCAAGCAGGGCGTCTACTACGAGGTCGCCCGCCGTTTCGCCCCCTTCGCGAAGGCCTGA
- a CDS encoding nicotinate-nucleotide adenylyltransferase, translated as MANEHLRLPPHAPGLCIGLFGGSFNPAHDGHRLASLTALRRLQLDKVWWLVTPGNPLKDNTRLPPLPERIRQARSVANSARIHVTGIEARLRTRYTADTLRALKRRCPGVRFVWIMGSDNLASFHRWNEWRAIARMMPIAIIDRPGSTHSAMASPAANWLSRWRIPESQAATLARTEPPAWVFLHGRRSALSSTMLREQAGRD; from the coding sequence ATGGCGAACGAGCATCTGCGGCTGCCGCCCCATGCGCCCGGCCTGTGCATCGGCCTGTTCGGCGGCAGCTTCAACCCGGCCCATGACGGACACCGCCTGGCGAGCCTCACGGCACTGCGCCGGCTCCAGCTCGACAAGGTGTGGTGGCTGGTCACGCCGGGCAATCCGCTCAAGGACAACACGAGACTGCCGCCGCTGCCCGAGCGCATCCGCCAGGCTCGCAGCGTCGCCAACTCGGCCCGCATCCATGTCACCGGCATCGAGGCCCGGCTGCGCACCCGCTACACCGCCGATACGCTGCGGGCGCTGAAACGCCGCTGCCCCGGCGTCCGCTTCGTCTGGATCATGGGCTCGGACAATCTTGCGAGCTTCCACCGCTGGAACGAATGGCGCGCCATCGCCCGGATGATGCCGATCGCGATCATCGACCGGCCGGGCTCGACCCACAGCGCCATGGCCTCCCCCGCCGCCAACTGGCTTTCGCGCTGGCGTATTCCCGAAAGCCAGGCCGCGACGCTCGCCCGGACCGAGCCGCCCGCCTGGGTTTTCCTGCATGGCCGGCGCTCGGCCTTATCCTCGACAATGCTGCGCGAGCAGGCTGGGCGCGATTGA
- a CDS encoding divergent polysaccharide deacetylase family protein, producing the protein MAGTPLTDLDRPLGRDKPAPADKPWGRWLATATAGGVGLVILGLGLIAALHRAPDGGEPMAVATIEKRAAPPVAVSSGPEAKPHGPASAAQLESDAGVVVYRPDSDAPGAIVITVPDEAGAIKLASAPDNRLVERTRYGLLPKTGPDGATPARIYARPLGPEPTTKPAGRIALIVGGLGISQSGTSDAIAKLPPQVSLAFAPYGTELERTVQRARGEGHEVFLQLPMEPFDYPDNDPGPHTLLTGPKGSDNIDRLHWSLGRFTGYVGIVNFLGGRLTADEGALSPILRDLAGRGLMVVDDGSSARSQLATAANRAQIPALKVDRTIDTVTRPDAIDKELAGLEAMARDQGIVVAAATALPVSIERISKWAQSLEAKKIAIVPVSAARGFRNPKTTGSLSTGSLR; encoded by the coding sequence TTGGCCGGAACGCCGCTCACGGATCTCGACCGACCGCTCGGTCGGGACAAGCCTGCGCCTGCGGACAAGCCGTGGGGCCGCTGGCTCGCGACCGCCACCGCCGGCGGCGTCGGCCTCGTCATCCTCGGTCTCGGACTCATTGCGGCCCTGCATCGTGCTCCCGACGGCGGCGAACCCATGGCCGTGGCTACGATCGAGAAACGCGCTGCCCCGCCCGTCGCCGTCTCCAGCGGCCCTGAGGCGAAGCCGCACGGCCCCGCCAGCGCCGCGCAGCTCGAGAGCGATGCGGGCGTCGTCGTCTATCGGCCGGATTCGGACGCGCCGGGCGCCATCGTCATCACCGTTCCCGACGAGGCCGGCGCGATCAAGCTCGCATCCGCGCCCGACAACCGCCTCGTCGAACGCACCCGTTACGGGCTGCTGCCGAAGACCGGGCCTGACGGCGCCACCCCGGCCCGGATCTACGCCCGCCCCCTCGGTCCTGAGCCCACGACCAAGCCGGCGGGGCGCATCGCCCTGATCGTCGGGGGCCTCGGCATCAGCCAGAGCGGCACCTCCGACGCGATCGCCAAGCTGCCGCCCCAGGTTTCCCTCGCCTTCGCACCCTATGGCACCGAGCTGGAACGCACGGTCCAGCGCGCCCGCGGCGAGGGTCACGAAGTTTTCCTGCAGCTCCCGATGGAGCCCTTCGACTATCCCGACAACGACCCCGGCCCGCACACGCTGCTGACCGGTCCCAAGGGATCCGACAACATCGACCGACTGCATTGGTCGCTCGGCCGCTTCACTGGGTATGTCGGCATCGTCAACTTTCTCGGCGGCCGCCTGACTGCGGATGAAGGCGCGCTGTCACCGATCCTGCGCGATCTCGCCGGCCGCGGGCTGATGGTCGTCGACGATGGCTCCTCCGCCCGCAGCCAGCTCGCGACAGCGGCCAACCGCGCCCAGATTCCGGCACTCAAGGTCGACCGGACCATCGATACGGTGACTCGCCCGGACGCGATCGATAAGGAACTCGCCGGGCTCGAGGCGATGGCGCGCGACCAGGGCATCGTCGTCGCCGCGGCGACCGCCCTGCCGGTCTCGATCGAGCGGATTTCCAAATGGGCGCAGTCGCTGGAAGCCAAGAAGATCGCGATCGTGCCCGTCAGCGCCGCACGCGGCTTCCGCAATCCGAAAACGACCGGATCGCTCTCCACCGGATCCTTGCGATGA
- the rsfS gene encoding ribosome silencing factor — protein MADNPSADSIALALRVLDDMKAEDVTVIDLVGKTSLADAMIIASGRVNRHVASIAETLIEALKDAGQPTPKVEGMPACDWVLIDTGDIIVHIFRPEVRDFYNLEKMWGADRPNERLVG, from the coding sequence ATCGCGGACAATCCCTCTGCCGATAGCATCGCCCTCGCGCTGCGTGTCCTGGACGACATGAAGGCCGAGGATGTCACGGTGATCGACCTCGTGGGCAAGACCTCGCTGGCCGATGCGATGATCATCGCCTCGGGTCGCGTCAACCGCCACGTCGCCTCGATTGCCGAAACCCTGATCGAAGCCCTGAAGGACGCCGGGCAGCCCACGCCAAAGGTCGAGGGGATGCCGGCTTGCGACTGGGTGCTGATCGATACGGGCGACATCATCGTCCATATCTTCCGGCCGGAAGTGCGCGACTTCTACAATCTCGAGAAGATGTGGGGCGCCGACCGGCCGAACGAGCGCCTCGTCGGCTGA